In the Populus trichocarpa isolate Nisqually-1 chromosome 1, P.trichocarpa_v4.1, whole genome shotgun sequence genome, one interval contains:
- the LOC18094304 gene encoding UDP-glycosyltransferase 92A1, with translation MLRRKENIVMFPFMAQGHIIPFLALALQLEQIKKYTITFVNTPLNINKLRSSIPINCSIHLLEIPFDSSGYGLPPGTENTDSIPNHLIANLLHASLSLKPSFRKLISDLVKEQNGHPPLCIITDIFFGWCSGIAHEFGAFHAIFSGSGGFGIACHYYLWLNLPHQMKNSDEFTVPDFPEASKIHVTQLAENLRVVNGRDLYSVFLQNVLPEWMNSDGILLNTVEELDKVGLEYFRLKIGKPVWSIGPVLLSKRSQDQAATTTELCKNWLDTKPVNSVLYISFGSQNAISAPHMMELAVALEASGKNFIWVVRPPIGFDINMEFKATEWLPEGFEERMKDSKRGLLVHKWAPQVEILSHKSISAFLSHGGWNSIIESLSHGVPLIGWPMAEEQFYNVMLLEEQIGVCVEVARRKSCGVRHEDIVKKIMLVMDETEKGKEMRKKALEVRDMIMDAVKDFKGSSVKAMDEFLNAALLRQEEAMRTGDS, from the coding sequence atgttGCGAAGAAAAGAGAACATAGTGATGTTCCCATTCATGGCACAAGGCCATATCATACCTTTCCTAGCATTAGCCCTTCAACTAGAACAAATAAAGAAGTATACCATAACCTTTGTTAACACTCCTCTTAACATCAACAAACTAAGATCATCGATCCCTATAAACTGCTCCATTCACCTTCTTGAAATCCCTTTCGATAGCTCAGGTTATGGCCTGCCTCCAGGCACTGAAAACACTGACTCTATTCCTAACCATCTTATAGCCAACCTTCTTCATGCTTCCTTGTCTCTCAAACCTTCGTTCAGGAAACTCATTTCTGATCTTGTTAAGGAACAAAATGGCCACCCACCACTCTGTATAATCACTGACATTTTCTTTGGCTGGTGCTCAGGGATTGCACATGAGTTCGGTGCATTTCATGCCATATTTTCTGGAAGTGGAGGTTTTGGTATTGCATGTCACTACTATCTGTGGTTAAACCTGCCTCATCAGATGAAGAATTCTGATGAATTCACTGTACCAGATTTCCCTGAAGCTTCTAAAATTCATGTAACACAGTTGGCAGAAAATTTGAGAGTAGTCAATGGACGTGATCTCTACTCTGTGTTTCTACAGAATGTGCTCCCTGAATGGATGAATTCTGATGGGATTTTGCTGAACACAGTGGAGGAACTTGACAAGGTTGGATTGGAATATTTTCGGCTTAAAATTGGCAAGCCAGTTTGGTCAATTGGGCCAGTTCTCCTTTCCAAGAGAAGCCAAGATCAAGCTGCAACTACAACTGAGCTGTGTAAAAACTGGCTTGATACCAAACCTGTGAATTCAGTTCTTTACATATCATTTGGTTCACAGAATGCAATATCTGCACCGCATATGATGGAATTGGCAGTCGCATTGGAGGCTAGTGGAAAGAATTTTATCTGGGTTGTTAGGCCACCTATTGGCTTTGACATCAACATGGAATTCAAAGCAACAGAATGGTTGCCTGAAGGATTTGAAGAAAGAATGAAAGATTCAAAAAGAGGGTTATTAGTGCACAAATGGGCACCACAGGTGGAAATTCTGTCTCATAAGTCTATATCAGCGTTTTTAAGTCATGGTGGATGGAACTCGATAATCGAATCTTTAAGCCATGGTGTGCCATTGATTGGGTGGCCAATGGCAGAAGAGCAATTCTACAATGTCATGCTTTTAGAAGAACAAATTGGAGTTTGTGTGGAGGTGGCTAGAAGGAAGAGCTGTGGGGTTAGGCATGAAGATATAGTGAAAAAGATAATGTTGGTAATGGATGAGACAGAAAAGGGGaaggaaatgagaaagaaagCATTGGAGGTTAGGGATATGATTATGGATGCTGTTAAAGATTTTAAAGGGTCTTCTGTCAAAGCCATGGATGAGTTCTTGAATGCTGCATTGCTGAGGCAAGAAGAGGCAATGAGGACAGGTGATTCATGA